From the genome of Acipenser ruthenus chromosome 14, fAciRut3.2 maternal haplotype, whole genome shotgun sequence, one region includes:
- the LOC117419989 gene encoding myogenic factor 6, which yields MMDLFETNAYFFNDLRYLDGDTGPLQHLEMAEVSPLYQGSDGTLSPGQEQVPSETGDSSGEEHVLAPPGLQPHCAGQCLIWACKTCKRKSAPTDRRKAATLRERRRLKKINEAFEALKRKTVPNPSQRLPKVEILRSAINYIEKLQDLLRTLDQQEKLQGNVDPFNFNLKDQHVPSAEFCGRSTCHSNWQNLSDHSNLAGSNQREGSGVEPSASSSLRCLSSIVDSISSEEPKMNYSEEAAEK from the exons ATGATGGATCTTTTTGAGACCAACGCTTATTTTTTCAATGACCTTCGCTATCTGGATGGGGATACTGGACCCTTGCAGCACTTGGAAATGGCAGAGGTGTCTCCCTTGTACCAAGGGAGTGATGGCACCTTGTCACCAGGGCAGGAGCAGGTACCATCCGAGACTGGGGACAGCAGCGGGGAAGAGCACGTCTTAGCACCCCCGGGTCTCCAACCTCACTGTGCAGGGCAATGTCTGATTTGGGCTTGCAAGACCTGTAAACGAAAATCAGCCCCAACTGACAGGAGAAAAGCAGCAACTCTTCGAGAAAGAAGGAGGCTTAAAAAGATTAATGAAGCTTTTGAGGCTTTAAAGAGAAAAACGGTGCCAAATCCAAGCCAGAGGTTGCCAAAAGTGGAGATTCTACGAAGCGCTATAAATTACATTGAGAAACTTCAGGACCTTTTACGTACACTGGATCAACAAGAAAAGTTGCAGGGAAATGTGGACCCATTTAACTTCAATCTGAAAGATCAGCAC GTACCCAGTGCAGAGTTCTGTGGAAGAAGCACCTGTCATTCTAACTGGCAGAATCTCTCCGATCATTCCAATTTAGCCGGTAGTAACCAAAGAGAAG GATCTGGTGTTGAGCCTTCAGCTTCCAGCAGTCTGCGTTGTCTTTCTTCCATAGTGGACAGTATTTCAAGTGAAGAGCCAAAAATGAACTACAGTGAAGAAGCCGCTGAGAAATGA
- the LOC131697400 gene encoding myogenic factor 5-like codes for MEISDSCHFSPSHLLHDSSCMPSPEGSEFIDDFEHRLADLDDLQGSDEDEHVRAPSGHHQAGHCLMWACKACKRKSSTVDRRKAATMRERRRLKKVNQAFENLRRCTSANPNQRLPKVEILRNAIHYIESLQDVLREQVENYYSLPGQSSSEPGSPNSNCSDGMECNSPVWSHRNSCYSHELQNVFPSERGPAVSSLECLSSIVDRLSSSNQCGLAVRDSSSALSPTSTDSLPSTPGTPPTKPVYHVL; via the exons ATGGAAATCTCAGACAGCTGCCACTTTTCCCCATCTCATCTGCTTCATGATAGTTCTTGCATGCCTTCCCCAGAGGGCTCAGAGTTCATCGATGACTTTGAGCACAGGCTGGCCGATCTGGATGACCTTCAAGGGTCCGACGAGGACGAGCATGTGAGAGCCCCCAGTGGCCACCACCAAGCTGGCCATTGCCTGATGTGGGCTTGCAAAGCTTGCAAGAGGAAGTCAAGCACAGTGGACCGCAGAAAGGCAGCCACCATGCGGGAGAGGAGGAGGCTCAAGAAGGTCAACCAGGCGTTTGAGAACCTCAGGAGGTGCACCTCGGCTAACCCCAACCAGAGGCTGCCCAAGGTGGAGATCCTGCGCAACGCTATCCACTACATTGAGAGTCTCCAAGACGTCCTGAGAGAGCAGGTGGAGAACTACTACAGTCTGCCTGGACAGAGCAGCTCTGAGCCGGGCAGCCCCAATTCCAACTGCTCTGATGGAatg GAGTGCAACAGCCCCGTTTGGTCACATAGAAACAGCTGCTACAGCCACGAGTTACAGAATG TGTTCCCCAGTGAGAGAGGCCCTGCTGTGTCCAGTTTGGAATGCTTATCAAGTATAGTGGACCGCCTTTCTTCATCCAATCAGTGTGGTTTGGCTGTGCGAGACAGCAGCAGTGCCCTATCACCTACCAGCACTGACTCCCTACCCAGCACTCCAGGAACGCCGCCCACAAAACCTGTTTACCATGTGCTGTGA